Proteins encoded in a region of the Zunongwangia endophytica genome:
- a CDS encoding TlpA disulfide reductase family protein translates to MKKLALPALALCAALTSCENNEPEDQGKDIGALHISKEFPQPGDDIKISYTAKDSIPQAEDEKVKGTVNFMTGNGIYPQDLELKDSAKMYSSSIKIPDSVTAISFQFKQYGVEDSNKKAGYVLPLYDEEGNALTGSNAQIANLYSQGDRYGNIDMPEDSITSKFEADFKKDPKLEKKWSSNYVSLIKSDKEKATAFVDKQMMASKENDSLTEDDYTNLYRMNSIVGNKKAADSLQNLIPEKFPKGNIASQAFYSKMYQAKGASEKQKVFEDYQDKIGKDNMFRDYMLSMLANELATEGDIDKAQEYASKIGAKMRSASVYNSIAWKLAEEDEELDKAQKLSKKSLDLLDNIDAKDKPNTQSASQHAANLDYSKAMYQDTYATIMYKQDQLKEAIKYQEMATKSKMADAEITEKYIQYLVEDKQYDVAKEKASAFIAENKGSEKLKDYYKEAYTATGDTSGFEEELAMLEEKGHAKAKSDLEKTMIDEDASKFNLKDLDGNEVALSDLKGKTVILDFWATWCGPCKSSFPGMQKAVVATKDNPNVEFLFIDTWERQAPDARTKAVTEFIESNDYDFHVLMDEKVEDSNDFKVVDAYGVSGIPTKFVLGPDGRIKFKSVGYNGNPDKLAEEIAIMIELTQS, encoded by the coding sequence ATGAAAAAATTAGCATTACCAGCTTTGGCTTTATGTGCAGCTCTAACTTCTTGCGAGAATAATGAGCCCGAAGATCAAGGAAAAGATATTGGTGCGCTGCATATTTCTAAAGAATTCCCGCAACCGGGAGACGACATAAAAATTAGCTACACCGCTAAAGATAGTATCCCACAGGCCGAAGACGAAAAAGTAAAAGGCACTGTTAACTTTATGACCGGCAATGGCATTTACCCACAAGATTTAGAGCTTAAAGATTCTGCTAAGATGTATTCTTCAAGCATAAAAATACCAGATTCTGTCACTGCAATTTCTTTTCAGTTTAAACAATATGGTGTAGAAGATAGTAATAAGAAAGCGGGATATGTTCTTCCTCTTTACGATGAAGAAGGAAATGCGCTTACCGGCAGCAATGCTCAAATTGCAAATTTGTATAGCCAGGGTGATCGCTACGGGAATATTGACATGCCAGAAGATTCAATTACTTCTAAATTTGAAGCAGATTTTAAAAAAGATCCCAAATTAGAGAAAAAATGGAGCAGTAATTACGTTAGCCTAATAAAATCTGATAAAGAAAAAGCAACAGCATTTGTAGACAAACAAATGATGGCTTCTAAAGAAAATGATTCTTTAACAGAAGACGATTATACCAATTTGTATAGAATGAATTCTATTGTTGGTAATAAAAAAGCTGCCGATTCACTTCAAAATTTAATTCCTGAAAAATTTCCAAAAGGAAATATTGCTAGCCAGGCTTTTTATTCAAAAATGTACCAGGCAAAAGGAGCTTCGGAAAAACAAAAAGTTTTTGAAGATTATCAGGATAAAATCGGCAAAGACAATATGTTTAGAGATTACATGCTGTCTATGCTTGCCAACGAATTAGCTACTGAAGGTGATATTGATAAAGCACAGGAGTATGCTTCAAAAATCGGAGCAAAAATGAGATCGGCTTCAGTTTATAACAGTATTGCGTGGAAACTAGCCGAAGAAGATGAAGAATTAGATAAGGCACAGAAATTATCAAAAAAATCACTCGATCTTTTAGATAATATTGATGCTAAAGATAAGCCCAATACACAATCTGCTTCTCAACACGCAGCAAATTTAGATTATAGCAAAGCGATGTATCAGGACACTTATGCAACCATCATGTATAAGCAGGACCAGTTAAAAGAAGCGATTAAATATCAAGAAATGGCCACAAAATCGAAAATGGCCGATGCTGAGATTACTGAAAAATACATTCAATATTTAGTAGAAGACAAACAATATGATGTAGCTAAAGAAAAAGCCTCCGCATTTATTGCTGAAAATAAAGGTTCTGAAAAATTAAAAGATTACTATAAAGAAGCCTATACCGCAACTGGAGACACTTCTGGATTTGAAGAAGAACTGGCGATGCTGGAAGAAAAAGGGCATGCTAAAGCTAAAAGTGATCTTGAAAAAACCATGATCGACGAAGATGCTAGCAAATTTAACCTTAAAGACCTTGACGGTAATGAGGTTGCTTTAAGCGATCTAAAAGGTAAAACTGTTATTCTAGATTTTTGGGCAACTTGGTGTGGGCCTTGTAAAAGCTCGTTCCCGGGAATGCAAAAAGCGGTAGTCGCCACAAAAGATAATCCAAACGTAGAATTTCTATTTATAGATACCTGGGAAAGACAAGCTCCTGATGCTCGTACGAAAGCGGTAACCGAATTTATCGAATCTAACGATTACGACTTTCATGTTTTGATGGACGAAAAAGTTGAAGATAGCAATGATTTTAAAGTTGTCGATGCGTATGGCGTATCTGGAATTCCTACGAAATTTGTTTTAGGACCAGATGGTCGTATCAAATTTAAATCTGTAGGATATAATGGAAATCCAGATAAACTTGCCGAAGAAATTGCAATCATGATTGAACTTACTCAATCATAA
- a CDS encoding porin encodes MKQKLPLTNYCIALLILCFLPLQESNAQEKSDEKPKPKLDIGGALRFNYNLSSWKPEMKERGGDFGFDLFRLAVQGEYKDLYINAEYRFYSEAFGGNFLKQGWLGYHLNEEQEIQIGLLQVPFGIERYNSHNWFLNLPYYVGLEDDYDMGVRYSYKGDMFEYYAAFFKNGEELTFGNNSAASSSRYSYDIVGKNKEVNQINGKLVYKPNLDGMHKIGLSAQYGGIYNIETQETGDRYALAVHYEFRTEDWFIKAQATKAEFNPENAPGNSRDIIQMGAYGTPYEVATDFEIYNFGVSRLINVDRDFVEKIEIYNDFGYMHKSIDGFAESYMNVFGVLINSGPISTYIDYAAGYNHSWLGGDFDNEFSTGDPGVKWEARFNINVGYYF; translated from the coding sequence ATGAAACAAAAACTACCTCTAACTAACTATTGCATTGCTTTACTTATTTTATGCTTTTTACCACTTCAGGAAAGCAATGCCCAAGAAAAAAGCGATGAAAAACCTAAGCCAAAATTAGACATTGGCGGTGCCCTCCGTTTCAATTACAACCTATCTTCCTGGAAACCCGAGATGAAAGAACGAGGAGGCGATTTTGGATTTGATCTATTTAGACTTGCCGTACAAGGAGAATATAAAGATCTCTATATAAATGCAGAATATCGATTTTACTCTGAAGCATTTGGTGGAAACTTCTTAAAACAAGGCTGGCTAGGTTATCACTTAAATGAAGAGCAAGAAATTCAAATTGGTTTATTACAGGTTCCTTTTGGGATCGAGCGTTATAATTCTCACAACTGGTTTTTAAATCTTCCTTACTATGTTGGTCTCGAAGACGACTATGATATGGGAGTTCGATATTCCTATAAAGGTGATATGTTTGAGTATTATGCCGCTTTTTTCAAGAATGGTGAAGAGTTGACATTTGGAAATAACTCTGCTGCATCGTCTAGTCGATATTCTTATGATATCGTCGGAAAAAATAAGGAAGTAAACCAAATCAACGGAAAATTAGTTTACAAACCGAATTTAGATGGAATGCATAAGATTGGACTTTCTGCGCAATATGGCGGCATTTACAATATAGAGACTCAGGAAACCGGAGATCGCTATGCCCTTGCAGTTCATTATGAATTTAGAACCGAAGACTGGTTTATAAAAGCACAGGCAACTAAAGCCGAATTTAATCCTGAAAACGCCCCGGGCAATTCCAGAGATATTATTCAAATGGGCGCTTACGGTACGCCTTACGAAGTTGCTACAGATTTTGAAATTTATAACTTTGGTGTTTCACGCCTAATTAATGTCGATAGGGATTTTGTAGAAAAAATTGAGATTTATAATGACTTTGGATATATGCACAAAAGTATTGATGGCTTTGCAGAATCCTATATGAATGTCTTTGGAGTACTTATAAATTCTGGACCTATTAGTACCTATATCGATTATGCCGCCGGATATAATCATTCTTGGCTGGGTGGTGATTTTGATAATGAATTTTCTACCGGTGATCCGGGTGTTAAATGGGAAGCTCGTTTTAACATTAATGTGGGTTATTACTTCTAA
- a CDS encoding BCCT family transporter: protein MAEKVKRSDEGKSLFGLEVNGPVFFTSTIIIIISIVLTLIYEEKAEKIFENVQNYVANNGGWFFILVVNIFLGFMLYLAFSRFGNLRIGGQNAKPEFKTGSWFAMLFSAGMGIGLLFWSIAEPINHFNTPPMAEGGSVEAAREAMSFTFLHWGFHAWAIYALVGLALAYFTYSRGLPLTIRSVFYPFIGDKIHGWIGNVIDIFAVLATLFGLATSLGFGVQQIAAGIEHVFGITNDITTQVILIAGITAVATLSVVLGVDKGVRILSEWNMRIAVVLLILVLILGPTIFIFQSFVQNTGNYFSDFLMISTWTESFTGTKWQNDWTVFYWGWWIAWSPFVGTFIARVSKGRTIREFTLGVLIVPSIITFFWISAFGSASIQQTLLGETAIVDAVNEDVATALFVFLEQFPLATVLNVVGVILIAGFFVTSSDSGSLVVDSLTSGGKIDSPISQRIFWAFAEGTIAAVLLIGGGLQALQTASIVTGLPFAFILLVMCYSLYKGLSEDMKKLNKKKEQKQKENYEEVVKNIVQKRNLKKADQND from the coding sequence ATGGCAGAAAAAGTAAAAAGAAGTGATGAAGGAAAGTCCTTGTTCGGACTCGAAGTTAACGGACCTGTTTTCTTTACTTCGACCATCATTATTATCATAAGTATCGTCTTAACGCTTATTTATGAGGAAAAAGCAGAAAAAATATTCGAAAATGTTCAAAATTACGTAGCCAACAACGGAGGGTGGTTTTTTATACTTGTAGTAAACATTTTCCTTGGCTTTATGCTCTATCTTGCATTTAGCCGGTTTGGAAACCTAAGAATTGGTGGCCAAAATGCTAAACCTGAATTTAAAACAGGTTCGTGGTTTGCGATGCTTTTTAGTGCAGGTATGGGAATTGGATTACTCTTTTGGAGTATTGCAGAACCTATAAACCACTTTAATACTCCACCAATGGCAGAAGGCGGTTCTGTTGAAGCCGCGCGTGAAGCAATGAGCTTTACCTTTCTTCACTGGGGATTTCATGCTTGGGCTATTTATGCTTTAGTTGGTTTAGCCTTGGCTTATTTCACCTATTCTCGTGGGTTACCACTAACAATTAGATCGGTATTTTATCCCTTTATCGGTGATAAAATTCATGGATGGATTGGTAATGTTATCGACATTTTCGCTGTTTTAGCAACTCTTTTTGGACTGGCAACCTCTTTAGGTTTTGGAGTGCAACAGATTGCAGCGGGTATAGAACACGTTTTTGGAATAACCAATGATATCACAACTCAGGTAATATTAATTGCAGGGATTACCGCCGTAGCAACCCTATCTGTAGTTTTAGGTGTAGATAAAGGTGTACGAATTTTAAGTGAATGGAATATGCGTATAGCAGTTGTTCTATTAATATTAGTTTTAATTTTAGGACCAACTATTTTTATATTTCAATCTTTTGTACAAAACACAGGAAACTATTTTTCTGATTTCTTAATGATTTCTACCTGGACAGAGAGTTTTACCGGCACTAAATGGCAGAACGACTGGACCGTATTTTACTGGGGTTGGTGGATTGCATGGTCTCCTTTTGTGGGAACTTTTATTGCACGTGTTTCTAAAGGTAGAACCATTAGAGAATTTACATTAGGTGTACTTATCGTTCCTTCTATCATTACTTTTTTCTGGATTTCCGCTTTTGGTAGTGCTTCAATCCAACAGACATTATTGGGTGAGACTGCTATCGTAGATGCTGTTAACGAAGATGTTGCTACGGCGCTTTTCGTTTTCTTAGAACAGTTTCCATTAGCCACCGTGCTTAACGTAGTTGGAGTGATCTTGATTGCTGGATTCTTTGTAACCTCTTCCGATTCTGGTTCTTTGGTAGTAGACAGTCTAACTTCAGGAGGAAAAATTGATTCTCCAATTAGTCAACGAATTTTCTGGGCATTCGCCGAAGGTACGATTGCAGCAGTTTTACTTATTGGAGGTGGATTACAAGCATTGCAGACCGCCTCGATTGTAACAGGTCTCCCCTTTGCTTTTATTCTGCTCGTAATGTGCTACTCCTTATATAAAGGACTTAGCGAAGACATGAAAAAACTGAATAAAAAGAAAGAGCAAAAGCAAAAAGAAAATTACGAAGAAGTCGTTAAAAATATAGTACAAAAAAGAAACCTGAAAAAAGCCGATCAAAATGACTAA
- a CDS encoding universal stress protein: MTNINNILVGLDLSPMDDHLIKYASFLAKKLNIKKVYFTHNVKKYAISELFQEQLQDLDLEQIIGDELTETITKSFDADVEWDTLIAEDPYTESIFNHIVNKYYIDMILVGNKIDYEGAGALTDKLLRMVKCPLLIIPETTQNKIEDIWIGTDFSRSCMKIYNNVDYIRDNTNAKITAAHVYHIPAQFSPYVSDETLKSKIKKHSEERLEKFIKRLHKSYDIHQHALESKESSVAEKLVEHSQARGADLLMVADKGSNNISSLMLGSVTNELSTSNARIPIWVVK, from the coding sequence ATGACTAATATAAATAATATACTGGTAGGGCTTGATTTATCACCAATGGATGATCACCTTATTAAATATGCTTCCTTTTTAGCCAAGAAGCTGAACATAAAAAAGGTGTACTTTACGCATAACGTAAAGAAATATGCAATTTCTGAATTATTTCAGGAACAATTACAAGATTTAGATCTTGAGCAGATCATAGGTGATGAACTTACTGAAACTATTACCAAAAGCTTTGATGCAGATGTAGAATGGGATACGCTTATCGCAGAAGATCCTTATACTGAATCAATTTTTAATCATATCGTAAATAAATATTATATCGATATGATTCTAGTTGGTAATAAAATCGATTATGAAGGGGCGGGCGCGCTGACCGATAAATTACTTCGAATGGTTAAATGCCCATTATTAATTATTCCGGAGACCACTCAAAATAAAATTGAAGATATTTGGATAGGTACCGATTTTTCTAGAAGCTGTATGAAAATTTACAATAATGTAGATTACATTCGGGATAATACCAACGCCAAAATTACTGCTGCACATGTGTATCACATACCAGCGCAGTTTTCACCTTACGTATCAGACGAGACATTAAAGTCTAAGATTAAAAAGCATAGTGAGGAGCGCTTAGAAAAATTTATCAAGCGCTTGCATAAATCCTATGATATCCATCAACATGCGCTAGAGAGCAAAGAATCTAGTGTTGCAGAAAAACTTGTGGAACATTCACAAGCTCGTGGTGCAGATTTGCTGATGGTTGCTGATAAAGGAAGTAACAATATTTCATCTTTAATGCTAGGTAGTGTTACTAATGAACTTTCGACTTCTAATGCCCGAATTCCGATTTGGGTAGTTAAGTAA
- the kdsA gene encoding 3-deoxy-8-phosphooctulonate synthase has protein sequence MKLENIPQIHNADADNFFLLAGPCAIEGEDMALRIAEKVVEITDKLKIPYVFKGSFKKANRSRIDSFTGIGDEKALKILRKVSETFKVPTITDIHEINDAKLAAEYVDILQIPAFLVRQTDLVVAAAETGKTVNLKKGQFMSPEAMQHAVTKVTDCNNEQVMVTDRGTMFGYKDMIVDFRGIPTMREFAPTVLDVTHSLQQPNQTSGVTGGRPDMIETIARAGVVNNVDGLFIETHFDPANAKSDGANMLDLKYLEKLLSNLVAIRQTINTF, from the coding sequence ATGAAATTAGAAAATATACCACAAATCCATAATGCTGATGCTGATAACTTTTTTCTTCTAGCCGGTCCTTGCGCTATTGAAGGTGAAGACATGGCGTTGAGAATTGCTGAAAAAGTTGTTGAAATTACCGATAAACTGAAGATTCCTTACGTTTTTAAAGGAAGTTTTAAAAAGGCAAATCGATCTAGAATCGATAGTTTTACGGGGATTGGTGACGAAAAAGCACTGAAAATTCTTAGAAAAGTTTCAGAGACCTTTAAAGTTCCCACAATTACCGATATTCACGAAATAAACGATGCTAAATTAGCTGCGGAATATGTTGACATTCTACAAATTCCGGCATTTTTAGTAAGACAAACCGATCTTGTAGTCGCTGCTGCTGAAACCGGCAAAACTGTTAACCTTAAAAAAGGACAGTTTATGAGCCCTGAAGCTATGCAACATGCCGTGACCAAAGTTACCGATTGTAATAACGAGCAGGTAATGGTTACCGATCGCGGTACCATGTTTGGCTATAAAGACATGATCGTTGATTTTAGAGGAATTCCTACCATGCGAGAATTTGCACCAACGGTTTTGGATGTAACCCATAGTTTGCAACAACCTAACCAGACCAGTGGTGTTACTGGTGGTCGACCAGATATGATAGAAACTATTGCCAGAGCCGGAGTTGTAAATAACGTAGATGGTCTATTTATCGAAACACATTTTGATCCTGCAAATGCAAAAAGTGACGGCGCAAATATGCTTGATTTAAAATATTTGGAAAAGTTGTTATCGAATCTAGTCGCTATTCGCCAAACCATTAATACATTTTAG